Proteins encoded in a region of the Zea mays cultivar B73 chromosome 2, Zm-B73-REFERENCE-NAM-5.0, whole genome shotgun sequence genome:
- the LOC103649451 gene encoding serine/threonine-protein phosphatase PP1-like gives MMDPALLDDVIRRLLEVKNIKPGKNAQLSESEIKQLCAAAKEIFLHQPNLLELEAPIKICGDVHGQYSDLLRLFDSGTPIN, from the exons ATGATGGATCCGGCCTTGCTTGACGACGTCATACGCCGGCTGCTGGAGGTGAAGAATATCAAGCCTGGGAAGAACGCgcagttgtcggagtcggagattAAGCAGCTATGCGCTGCCGCCAAGGAGATCTTCCTGCACCAGCCCAACCTGCTGGAGCTCGAGGCGCCCATCAAAATCTGCG GTGATGTCCATGGCCAGTACTCTGATCTCCTGAGGCTATTCGATTCTGGAACACCTATCAATTGA